From Salvelinus sp. IW2-2015 unplaced genomic scaffold, ASM291031v2 Un_scaffold11390, whole genome shotgun sequence:
GTTACAGTATTTTTGAACGTACTGGtgatcatctccatctctcacttcaagcagctccacactccaaccaacctgctcatcctctctctggctgtgtcagaTCTCCTGGTGGGATTGATTGTGATACCAGTAGTGACTGTAGCATTAATGGAATCATGCTGGGGTTTTGGggaatatttctgtgtgtttcagaTCTACGTTACTTTATTATGTACTTCTTTATCTCTGGGTAATTTGGTCTTGATATCTATTGACCgctatgttgctgtgtgtgatcCCTTATTGTACCACTCTAGAATAACAAYAMCAAGARTKATGTGTTGTATATCCATYACCTGGTGTTGTTGTATCATATACCGTGCTGCTATTATAAAAAACTTTGTAAMTGTACAKGTACCCAGTMGGTGTTTKAATGAATGTTTTATTGTTGAAGGGTCAATCTGGGTTAATATMATTGACCTTGTARTTACAATGRTTGTCCCRTGCTCTATTATTATAACACTTTATATGAAMATCTTTGTGGTGGCCAGATCACAGGCCAGAAWTGTATTTTCWAAAGAGGCTGTCAGKGTGTCTGGTGTTAAAACTGTACRGGCAAATAAGTCKgagagaaaagcaacaaaaactcTAGCTATTGTTGTTGTCAACTATTTCTGTTGTTGGATTCCATTTCtatttgttttcttcttttcttttttaattgtTAATTTATTATTAGTTATCATCGGCTTTCTGCCTCTTGTTAATTCCTTAATTAATCCAATAATTTATGCTTTCTTTTATCCATGGTTCAAAGTGACRGCTAAACATATTTTAACTCTGAACTTAAGGCGTTCATAGTACCATTGTTTTCATATTACCTGTGTTTGcgagggatgggggaaaagtgtgacaccaatcaggcccccgaggtcTGGAATTGCCCCTGCTCAGTCTAGTGGCTCATTTGGGGCACAAACCTTCAATAAAGTGcagtaaaatgttaaatgtacaatATGCACGGTATCAGATAACGCCCAAGTATAACTCAATAGTGTTATGTGTAAGTAGTTGATGGTCAAATGTAAGAATATGCAATTATGGGTAACTTACAATAGCgttcagtaataaaccatttCTAAGGTATTTACAGTTTgctcaccatttattaatcattactcccacatttgttAAATGTTAGTCAGATAGGTAttctaaatgtataaaaaaactactACATGAATTAATGATTAAGCACAAAAGGGCAGGAGACAACAGCAGACAGTTCAACCTCAACATACTGGGTATGAATCTACCACTAATCTCACCACCACTACATAAATGTTGCCAGGTCAGGGTCACACCAGAGCAGCTCTCAGATGCTGTGGAGTCAGAATTCAAATAGAGATAGGCAACCCTTATAATAACACTTTGTAATGAAGAATGTATAATGGAatagtaaatagtttattcatcattcatgtatcattactccca
This genomic window contains:
- the LOC139027369 gene encoding trace amine-associated receptor 13c-like, which translates into the protein LNVLVIISISHFKQLHTPTNLLILSLAVSDLLVGLIVIPVVTVALMESCWGFGEYFCVFQIYVTLLCTSLSLGNLVLISIDRYVAVCDPLLYHSRITXXRXMCCISITWCCCIIYRAAIIKNFVXVXVPSRCXNECFIVEGSIWVNIIDLVXTMXVPCSIIITLYMXIFVVARSQARXVFSKEA